The genomic stretch AAAGAATGATAGCTGTTTCTCGTGTTTTTAATCAGTAATGCTTATTTTGGCCATTGAAAAGCGTcttctaatctaatctaaactGCGAGAAAAGGTTTCAAACTTTGGGTTGCCGACATAAGTACTTTGTCTTTAGCGAACTTGGCTACGCCTAGGTCTACAAAAGCTTCGCCTTGCGTAGCCTCGGCCATTTATCTGATCAACCATTGATGATGATTAAACTTAGgaatacaaattaaatttattaattttgtcaaatccGAATAGAAGACTATTATTGACACTCAACCAACAAATCAATAAGAAGACTACATCACAAGTAAACAACTCTAATTGCATTCGGAAGCATCCAACTACATTAAACTGCATCTCCTCGTAAAAGACGCTTTCGATACTTGTGACTCTGTGAAAATGAAACTCCCCTGTCCCGATCAAATTGCAGACAGGAACGCGTAGAAAGCAGTCCTGCAAAGCCCTTCAACAGACAACCTTCAACCGCGCATGGAGATTTGGAAGAATTCACTGGACTGCTATGTCTTATGGTTTCCATGGAATCATCCACAGTATTTCCTGGTGTACTATCCTCCCAGTTTGCTGGTATGTACGACATTGACCGACGTTTCTTAGTGCTTAATGCATGATTCCAGTCTGTACACTGTGGGAAGAGGGCGGGCGAGGGCACCACTTCTTCCATGTGAAGGTCCTCCCCAGGTAACTTCCGTTTCAAACCAGGTAAAATCTTCAAGCCTGCACCACAATACAAGTCTGGCATTAGTTAAGGTAGTGAATACTGGGACCGCGCTTGGAAGTACAGTGACATACCAGGAAGAGGTTCATCATATGTACATGACCACGATTCTGCATCACCACAGTTACAGTTGAAGCTAGAGTTATTGTTAGATCCGGAAACCCTGCACGAAAAAAGTCTGTTCAATTATACATTTACGTAGACCTATCATTATGAGTATTTACAGCCTCCCATTTTATGAGCTATCATTACGAGGGTATAGAGATCAAACCTGTACATATGTTCAACAAAGTCATCTATTAAAACAGGCCAAGCTCCTGCAAAAATGATTAAAGCAATGATCATTCAGATAGGAGTCTCATATCTGATGGACTCAAAGGGCAATTTGAACTTATCGTTACGTGCTTAGATAGAAGGGAGTAAGCATCAACACAAAACTGATGATATATACCTTCAGGATCATACCCTTCCAGATTTTCGTGCACACAGCggctaaaagctaaaacttGCCGCCAGGTATCTTCAGAGATGTTATGCCGCTGATTTTTCTAAGAGGAATACCAAATATTAGTTGCCTTGAAATACAGAAACACTTTATGcaaatgaactaaaaaaaatacattctCATAATTTTGCACTTACGTGCAGAAGTGTTGACACTTCCGCTTTGGTCTATATATAACTTTATATGACAACCAACTCCATGACATATAACAATGAATTCTTGGTTCTAGACTTCTAATCATGGTCACCATTAGCAAAACAAACATTAGTTCTACACACTAGCAAGCACTGAGTTGGGGTAATCTTACCTCAACAAAATCACACCATTGATTCAGCAACCGAAACCTCCCAGCTAGGACTAATCTCCATGCATTAACAGCCTTATTTACAGCTGCAAATGAATCAAGAGGCAAAGGAGGGTGTTACATTGCAGGGAATGAACAAAAAAGGTTAAGAACTATCGTGGATTGAATAAAATAAGATGCTTACTGATATTCTTCTGACCGTTTTCACGGCACATGAAGTAGACAAAATCATAGAAACGTGAGAATTCAGAAAAGTCTACCTGCATATGGAGGTTATTTCTTTTGTTAGGAACTCACTGAGTCAAAGTGGAACCAAACATCACACATTAGTTACAAGAATCTTACTTTAAAaacttcaacaaataaatcTTACCATCGAATCCAACCGCGACATTAGCTTGAAAACTTCATCAAAAATTGATATCCTGTCAAAGCGGACAGTCTCCTACTCAATAAACTGATAAAGAAAAGGGGAAACAAATTGCTTACAGGCTAAAATTATAGCATGATGCAGGATGACCTCATCCTAAGGGCACTCCAAATTATGTGTTGTCCCATAACTCTAGCTTCCATATAAAGATATATACCTAGCGTGCAGTTTTGATTCCACCAGATATAAGAGCTGAGTTAATGCCTTCCTTGAATATTTAGCCATCTGTGAATCATCGTTTTCTATGTATCCTTCACCGTGACCGTATCCATTTCCTGTCCTGATATCTGCAATTTAACAGTCAGAATTCGTACTCTAGacttatcaataaaaaaaattgaaacttacaCAATGACCGGTTATACTTTACACAGAACTGGAGACTAAAATAACTCCATATCTCATAAAATCGAAAACAGCAATTTCAGAAAATACCCACGAAACGGAAGCTACTTGAGACCAGAAATGCATTTGCTTTATTTCCTAAGATAGTTAACGATAATTTAAAACTCTTTCAGTAGTTCACAAGTAAATGCAGTTAGTTAGCAAGAAAGATACAACCTTTGCACCAGAACAATCACAAACCTGCAGTATTTCACACAATGGAACCTCAAACAAGTAAATTTCACGTATTAAATCAGCTCACTGCATGTCTTCTCCAtactttctcggcaaccaaacagaaaataatttACAACCCAACTTTAGTAAGGAAAATCCCACAAAAGTAAggtatttattttcaaattttctcgcACCGAATTGAAAACTTTCAAAACCCCATTAGAAAGAAGTTAAAGGTTCAACAAATCAACAGCTTTCTACCCCAAAAATACcagaaattcaaatttcaaagccAATGAACAACCATGAGAGAAAGAATTAAAGCTTATTACGAATTGGGAGAATATAATTAGCGAAACGACAATCggagaaattcaaaaaaaaaaaaaaaggcggaGTAAAATAATTACCGCAGAATCGGCGATAAATCTCAAAGATGTTGAATCGAGTGGACCCGGACGGATCCATCAAGCTCCGGGGAGCTTAGGGTTTTCAGGAAGGAGGAGGTGTGTTGCTCTGGCGTCCACCACAAGCTACCGAcgctctttctctttcttctctggTTTTTCTCTCCTCTTCCGGTTGGGTGAGTTGATGTGTCAGCCTGAGCGAGACAGGgcaagggggagagagaggatGTTGTGAACCGGATCTTTAATGTTGAGTGTGGGTCGGGTATTTCAGGTCTACCAGTCTCAGCCCAGTCCGTTGGGCGGGATTTATATTTGTGGGCATGGGAAATTTATGGCTCAATTCGAAAGctagaaaaaataaagaaataaaagagtATAGAAGTCGAAAGGGGAGTGTGAAAATTCGGTTGGCGTATTCAAGTTGGTTATATTAGTGTGTTTCTCTTTTGCACTTAAGTTCAACTCATCGATGTAGAATTTAGATTAGAATAAGTTGAATAACGCTTGAATCAAAAGTGCTTAAGAATGATTCTTCTACGCATGAATCATAaaacttgtttttttctttaattgtaAACAATCAAACAAGGATTTATTTTGCAAAGTATTGAATAATTTAACTAAATTCATATGAGAAGAGGAATTCGAACTTAGGCGTAAAGTGGACATCACCCAATCGTAACTAATTTGCTCTAACAATGTGAGTTTGAATtgattattattaattattaacgCCTTTAGTTTTTAGATATTTTTAGTAATCTTGATTTAAATTCAAATACATAAATTTTTAAATGTTAGCTTCGTAGCCTTctttccttatatttttttcaaaatttgtttttaaaaaatagGGAAATTGTAACCTTATAAGAACATGACCAAGATAAGCTACTTTCTCTAGGGTTTGGGAAGCTTGCCCTAGTTCTTGAAGAATTAGGTTTAATTTGTACGGCAGCCTTTATattataaatctaaatccctaAATCTCGGTCTTTTTGTTAAGCAAAACGAGATCGATCTCTCTAATTCTTGAAGCTTCAAGACGACACGAACAATGTCTTCCCAATCGCAATCTGCCGGCTCTCCCTCCGATCAACCACCGAATACTACTACTCAACCGACAACGTCCTCCACACTACACGCACACGACGTCGACTCCGACTCCGACGATACGTCCGTAGTACTAGCCCTACCAGCTACCCCAGCGATGGCAGAAGTCGAAGCAGCATCCCAAACGTACAGTTTCCTCGACTCTtacttttatccaaatcccccgCCTGCCGCTGCCTTTGCGGCCGTGGCGGGCCTGGCATTGGTGACGGCCTTGGCTGGGGCCACCCAGGAGTCGATAGAAGCCTTGCCGAAGGTGACGGTGACGGAGGAAACAATGGCGGAGTGCAGTATCTGTTTGAAGGAGTTGGAGGTTGGGGAGGAAGCCAAGGAGATGCCATGTAACCATAGGTTTCATCCGGTTTGCATTGTTAGCTGGCTCGAGAGGCGTCCTTCCTGCCCGCTTTGCCGGTTTTCGATGCCTACGAGGGCGGAGGCGGCCGCACAAGGGCAAGGACATCAAACCACCGTGGTGGATTCGATTGAAATGGTTGATTAGGGTTCAGTGAGTGCTAGGGACTCATggaagaataataataatatagtgtcgttttttttattgaaaattgtTGTGTTATTAGTTTAAAATAGGTATTAGATAATTGTTTGTTCTTATATATATGAGTAATATATATGACATTAATctctttttattcttcttctcgTACGAATATATATTACATATTAATAGGTATAAACCCCGTCAGTCGAGGGATTTCTCAAATAAACTTTGTGCTTGTTTCAATAAGTTTTGAGCGTTGGAAGAATTCCATCTTCTGGACCCCTTCgcaaaagaaccaaagaaagcaagaaagaaaATCTCTTCACTATTTTCCTACAGAGTTTGGGAGTTGGACTCGTCCTTCACGAAGCAGGAAATAGCATGCCTTCTATGACAGGCTCGACCCTAGAGTATCCCTCTAGCGCCCCTTAATATATTTGTATTCCTCTGCAACCTCAACAAGTAAGCAAGCAAATTAATCACAGCGTCTAGCAATTCAGAAGATTATTACTCGAAGACAACAACGATGTCCCAAGAATCCAGCAACGCTTCTGTAGCGGTGGCGGCATCGATAGGATCATTCATGGAGGAAGCATGGATGACGAAGTCTTTTCTGTCAGACGAGTGGCGGTGCTGCAGTATTTGCTTGGAAGGCTTGAACTGTGAAGAAGCCGATAAGGAGGTAACATTGCCTTGTAAGCATAAGTTTCACTCGGCTTGTATTCAAACCTGGCTTGCCAAGCGCGATATATGTCCGCTTTGCGGGATCAATGTTAAGCCTGCCGTGCAGCTCTGCAGGATCAATGTTAAGCCTGACGTGCCGGCAATGACGGAAGAAAACGATGAGATCAACGTGTGGGTGAATATGATCACCAATATGGCTCAACTATGGCACTTTGATAGTCTTTGAAGATGTTACTGTTTTAtgtcaactttttcttattCATCATATCTAGCTTCCTATTGACATTTTACTTTAATTAGTTTGTATTTTTTGAGAGCGAGACTTGACGCAACAAAAAGGTTGTTTTTTTGTGAACAAAGGATCACAGGTTCGAGTCGTGGAAACTGTCACTTTGCAAAGAAAAGGTAAGGCTGCGTACAATAAACGTTCCTTCCTCGACTCTCGCAAAGCGGAAATTCTTGTTAGCTTGGTGTAgtccttttattttatatgtttgttaatacatttatttaattcaaacaacaaaaaaaaagctttGTCCCACTAAATGAGGTCGGCCATATAAATTCTAAAACATCACTGCGTCCGGTTTTGCTCCAAATCTACGTTGATTTAATTCATAAatacattttttcttttgaaaaaaattgaataaaaaataatcgaCTCAAAAGACTAGGCAACAATTTTTGCAAGCAATatgaacaagaaaaaaagatcTTGATTTTATTCATTGGCCTTTAATCTATGTTTACAACAAATAGTATTACCCCTAAGGCTGAGAGAACTCCTACAACGGTTTGAGTGGAGTGATTTTCGCATTCCCTTTTTTCTCTCCTACACTCCTTCCCTTTTTTGCAGCCGTAcaactaaataaattaaataggaaatcaaGAGACGGGGGAGTACGTAAATAACTCTGCCATCACCAGTAATTTCCACAAGAGCAACTCCCATCAATGAAATGGTGGAATCTGCTGGCGTCCCTCACTACGATTTCCCTTCCCGTAACCCTCGCAATTAACTTAACTGCAGAATGGCAGTCTCCGCAAATGCGGTGACTCTGCACAATCTGCAGTGGTGTCCCATCCGAAGTATTGATCAGACCATAAGCGATGGCCAGTTTCTCGCTGTGGTAAAACGACGTCTGCTCATGTTCATCGACATCAGGAAGTAGATACTTCTCCTCAGGGGTGTAACCGTGTTCTGTAATCTTGCTTATCAAGTCATCCACTTTCTGGTAGATCTCTCTTGTTTTGGCGTGGCTTTTATCTCCAGAACGAAAAATATGCACCTGCTTTTTAATTTCGATCCAAGTGCATGCTGGAAGCATTCTCAAACCTTTCCGTCTTAGAGTCTGAACGACACCAGCAGCCTCCCTCAACTTCCCAGAACTGTTGTATATATTTAAGAGCACAATATAATTACTTAGCTTATCAGGTTCCATCCCATAAAGTTTTTCTGCAGCAAATTTTCCGAGCTCTAAGTTCTGATGGACTCGACAAGCTGTTAGCAGTGCAGCCCACATATTTGCCGTAGGATCAAAGGGAGCGTCTATTATTAGTGCATAAGCTTCATCCAAAAGCCCCTCTCGACCTAGCAATTCAATCATACAAGCAATATGCATCGCCCGGGGCTTGATCTTGTGATCCCTGCTCATGGATTCAAAAATCTCCCATCCACGTTCTGATAAACCAGAATGACTGCAAGCAGACAATACAGCAAGAAATGTAACATGGTTAGGTACCATTCCTTCCTGAAGCATCTTCTCAAACATCTCAACAGCCTCATCGCCCCGGCCATGGTTACCATACCCAGCAATTAAAGCATTCCAAGATATTACATTCTTGAGAGGCATCTGGTCAAAAACATGACGGGCGTCTTCTATTTTTCCCCATTTGCTATAGAAGTCAACGAGTGACGTGTTGGCCACTATATCTAACCCAAAACCATGACGAACTAGACCTGCATGAGCTTGCTTAGCATGTTCCGGTGAAGCCAACCTTGCACAGATTCTTATGATCATGGAAAATGTGAAATGGTCCATCTTAACACCAGAATCACGCATGTCATAGTACATACTCAGAGCTTCCTCACTGTAACCATGAAGTGCGTAACCTGCAATGATAGTATTCCATCCTACTGTCGTCTTCCGTGGCATCTCATCAAAAACCCACTGAGCATCTTCGATACTCCCACACTTGCTGTACATATCGATCAACGCACAAGACACGAATATATCAGCACCTAGCCCCATCTTCAAACAACAGGAATGAAACTGCTTTCCAGCAAAAATGAGTCCCAACCCAGCCGACGCCCGAATCAAGGTGGCAAAAGTCCGTGACCCAGCATCAGAGAACTCCTGCCACATAATTAGGAACAACTGGAAGGCCTCCCTGAAATTCCCCGAATCCACAAGGCCCCCGATTATCGTGTTCCAAGAAACCTGGTTTCTCTCAGGCATTTCATCGAAAAGCCTACGTGCATCAATCATCATCCcacatttcacatgcataagCAGCACCCTGTTCCTCATATACTGATCCAACTCAAACCCATTATTAATCATGTAATTAGAAACCCTCTTAACCCCCCTAATCGATTTCAAACTAATACAAGCACTCACCAACGCGTCGTATGTACTACCCGCCAATTCATACCCGCCTTCAAACTCCAAAATCTCAAACAATTCAAGTGCTTCTCGGTACCGATTACACAAAACCAGCTTCTCGATTTGACTACACAGCCCAGTATTGCGTTTAACGATCTGGGTATCTTCCAAAGGCGCTCCCTTGGGCTCATCCACCTCTATTTTCGACGGCACGGGCTTCGGGCGCGGCTTCAGCTCCTGCTCCACTGAGGAACACCTGATATGCGGCAATAACAATGAGTTCCTCCATTTTCGTCGATTGAACTGGAAACAGTACCCATAAAACAGAGATAACGATCTCCGCCTGAAGAACTTAGGATCCGAGAACGAAAAATGGAAGCTGGATCCGCTCTGGATCTGATCCAACGCCAAGTTTTGATACCGCAACACCGGGATCTCCATGATTTAAAAAATGGAGCTAACTCAGTGAATCAGAAATGGAGCTGATGAAGAAAGAGGGTACCTTTGAAACGGGACTCCGGAGTCTCCGTTCAGCGAAACGACGACGTTGCGGTCGGTAAGAGAGGAACGGCGCCGTTTATGGTGGAAAGGAGAGTGATGGGGACGGAGGGTTCAGTGGTGTAGGAGAGAGGATCAGCATTGGGAATTCCGCGGGGAAGAGTCAGATGCGGGTAGTTCGAAGTTGCTCACCTTCCAACCGAAAACTTgcggctttttagtcaaaattgtGTAGGAGATTTCCATAACAacttatttttatctttaagatttgaaatcgatataattaatttttcagtTTGTTCACAATCAGTCATTCTTATCATTCTATGAAAATTTtctataaaataacaaaaatatccttaatttttgtcaaatcattttaacTTATTGTTTATTATATTGAGAGTAATTTTGTCACTTTGATcctaacataatttttcactgaaagatcaaaataatttatgatggACTATCTCAAGAAcaacttttattgattttaaatttcagagACCAAATGAAGAGTTAAGTAAATCTCAATAATCATTTTGCCTAAAAAGTCTTTATGTGCGGGCTTTGAAAATGGAAACTAGAAAGTAAACGAAAACGGTGCGTTTTTAGCGGTCAAATCGATACTAAAGACTTGGACAATTGAGTATTGGTTAGGATCcaaccaatatttttttttttttttgtataaatcaaTAAGAGAAGTAATTTTCGTACTCTGTAGCgtctattttgtttttatgtaaattttatttatttgttaaattCAAGAATCTAACTGAGAGggatacaaattttattttctaattgtgAAAAATAGACTTGTATCTTAAAGGGAGTATCGATTTTTCTTGATTGCCAACGATTCTCGATCATTCAATGTAAATCGTTAGATCAAATCAAATTGTTAAATATATGTGAGCGTTCAGTGTTTGTAAGTACTCAAAATGGAAAAGCATGCACACAAAGTCTAGTGTTTGAAGTTTATCAACTTTGATATTGCtcgtataaaaaaatttacatatgCATAAAATACAAACAATTCCATTTAAATAAATACGTTGGCACATCAATCGTatatgtaagatcccacatcgtccaggggtgAGGATtctgtaagctttatatgtatattctcatctctacctagcacgaggccttttgggagctcataactctgaagttaagcgagttcgggctagagcattcccaagatgggggACCCACTaggaaattctcgtgtgagttcccaaaaacaaaatcgtgagggcgtggcgggggcccaaagtggacaatatcgtgttacggtggagtcgagcccgggatgtggtgggggcctaggcagggatgtgataatttggtatcatagccaaTCCCTAGCCAgaagtgtgccgatgaggatgtCGAGcctctaaggggggtggattgtaagatcccacatcgcccaagggtaaggatcatgtaagccttatatgtatattctcatctctacctagcacgaggccttttgggagctcattggcttcggagttcatcggaactccgaagttaagcaagttcggacaagagcattcccaagatgggtgacccagtggaaagttctcgtgtgagtttccagaaacaaaaccatgagggcgtggccagtgcccaaagtggacaatatcgtgctacagtgagGTCGAGTCTGGGATGtaacaatttttaaatttggattGTTTTATGACTCCATCTAACtgtcttgttagactgcctacgtaccctcaaacgggatcaagccattcgtagttcaacttagtacttcaaagcattcatagTAATTATATGCCAATAATATGCATATAGATATACCATAATGtaatctaaaactcaaccatacCATAGtattgtaacatatatatatatatacacacacacacatcgtccaggggtgaggatcctgtaagccttatatgtatattctcatctctacctaacacaaGGCTTTttaggagctcattggcttcggagttcatcggaactccgaaattaagcgagttcgggcgagagcattcccaaaaGGGTGACCCAccaggaagttctcatgtgagctcccataaacaaaaccgtgagggcgtggatGGGgtctaaagcggacaatatcgtgctacagtggattcgagcccgggatgtggtgggggcccgggccgggatgtgacaatttggtatcagagccaatccctggccgaaagtgtgccgacaaggatgTCGGggccctaagaggggtggattgtaagatcacATATCCCTCATATGTGAGGATCCTgtgagccttatatgtatattcccatctctacctagtataaggtcttttaggagctcattggcttcggagttcatcggaactccgaagttaagcaatttcgggtgagagcattcccaagatgggtgacctactgggaagttttcgtgtgagttctcagcaACAAAACCGTCAGGGTGTGGCTaaggcccaaagcagacaatatcgtgatacggtggagtcgagcccgtgATGTGGTGGGAgcccggggcgggatgtgacagtatAAATATTTACTAACTATGCACTTTACTAGTGGTAACgagttttatttatgtgattGTGCATGATTAATTTACAATACCGTTAtcataaataataatttgaaataccaaacaatttaaaataccattatcaagaacaacatgatTGATTTGAAATACCATTTTTCTGTGTAGCAATAATGACAAgtacaaaaaatacaaatatttatGCGAATGTGCATGATTAATTTGCAATACCGTTATTATAAATAGTAAATTGAAGTCGAGCTCAGGATGTGATGGGgatccgggccgggatgtgacagtataAATATTTACTAACTATGCACTTTACTAGTGGTAACgatttttatttatgtgattgtgcatgattaaataaataataatttgaaataCCAAACGGTTTAAAATACCAttatcaagaacaacatgatTGATTTGAAATACAGTTTTCTGTGTAGCAATAACGACAAgtacaaaaaatacaaatacTTATGTGAATGTGTATG from Pyrus communis chromosome 7, drPyrComm1.1, whole genome shotgun sequence encodes the following:
- the LOC137739766 gene encoding defective in cullin neddylation protein AAR3-like; the protein is MDPSGSTRFNIFEIYRRFCDIRTGNGYGHGEGYIENDDSQMAKYSRKALTQLLYLVESKLHARISIFDEVFKLMSRLDSMVDFSEFSRFYDFVYFMCRENGQKNITVNKAVNAWRLVLAGRFRLLNQWCDFVEKNQRHNISEDTWRQVLAFSRCVHENLEGYDPEGAWPVLIDDFVEHMYRVSGSNNNSSFNCNCGDAESWSCTYDEPLPGLKILPGLKRKLPGEDLHMEEVVPSPALFPQCTDWNHALSTKKRRSMSYIPANWEDSTPGNTVDDSMETIRHSSPVNSSKSPCAVEGCLLKGFAGLLSTRSCLQFDRDRGVSFSQSHKYRKRLLRGDAV
- the LOC137739313 gene encoding probable E3 ubiquitin-protein ligase RHC2A, which produces MSSQSQSAGSPSDQPPNTTTQPTTSSTLHAHDVDSDSDDTSVVLALPATPAMAEVEAASQTYSFLDSYFYPNPPPAAAFAAVAGLALVTALAGATQESIEALPKVTVTEETMAECSICLKELEVGEEAKEMPCNHRFHPVCIVSWLERRPSCPLCRFSMPTRAEAAAQGQGHQTTVVDSIEMVD
- the LOC137740388 gene encoding pentatricopeptide repeat-containing protein At5g50390, chloroplastic-like, yielding MEIPVLRYQNLALDQIQSGSSFHFSFSDPKFFRRRSLSLFYGYCFQFNRRKWRNSLLLPHIRCSSVEQELKPRPKPVPSKIEVDEPKGAPLEDTQIVKRNTGLCSQIEKLVLCNRYREALELFEILEFEGGYELAGSTYDALVSACISLKSIRGVKRVSNYMINNGFELDQYMRNRVLLMHVKCGMMIDARRLFDEMPERNQVSWNTIIGGLVDSGNFREAFQLFLIMWQEFSDAGSRTFATLIRASAGLGLIFAGKQFHSCCLKMGLGADIFVSCALIDMYSKCGSIEDAQWVFDEMPRKTTVGWNTIIAGYALHGYSEEALSMYYDMRDSGVKMDHFTFSMIIRICARLASPEHAKQAHAGLVRHGFGLDIVANTSLVDFYSKWGKIEDARHVFDQMPLKNVISWNALIAGYGNHGRGDEAVEMFEKMLQEGMVPNHVTFLAVLSACSHSGLSERGWEIFESMSRDHKIKPRAMHIACMIELLGREGLLDEAYALIIDAPFDPTANMWAALLTACRVHQNLELGKFAAEKLYGMEPDKLSNYIVLLNIYNSSGKLREAAGVVQTLRRKGLRMLPACTWIEIKKQVHIFRSGDKSHAKTREIYQKVDDLISKITEHGYTPEEKYLLPDVDEHEQTSFYHSEKLAIAYGLINTSDGTPLQIVQSHRICGDCHSAVKLIARVTGREIVVRDASRFHHFIDGSCSCGNYW